ATGCAGCTAGCCCACACGGTATGCCAGATACAGAACATCATTTAGAAAATCATCAATTAGCTCTATTTGATTTAGGTTGTATGTGGAATGGTTATGCTAGTGACGCTACACGTATGGCTTGTTATGGTGAACCAACAGATCGTCAACGCGAAATCTTTGACATCGTTTATGAAGCACAACGTCGTGCACAGGAAGCTATTCGTCCAGGAGTAACTGCTGGAGAATTAGATGCGATTGCTCGTGACTATATTACAAGCAAAGGATATGGTGAATACTTCACTCACCGTTTAGGTCATGGTATCGGTCAACAATGTCATGAATTCCCATCTATCGTTGGTGGTAACGATATGGTCATCGAAGAAGGTATGTGCTTCTCTATTGAACCAGGAATTTATATTCCAAATGAAATCGGAGTTCGTGTAGAAGATTGTGTCCATGTAACAAAAGATGGATCTGAAGCTTTCACAAAATTACCAAAAGAATTATATATTATCAAAGACTAATAAAAAAGCTCAAGGATTATCCTTGAGCTTTCTTATTTTTATTCTGCAGTTTTTTCTTCTGTTGTTTCTGCTGTTTCTTCGACTGGAGCTTCTTCTACTGCTTCTTCTTGGAAAGGAACAACAATTTCTTCTTCTTCTACTACTGTTGATGTATCATTTTGCATTGCTTTTTCTTTTAATTGACGAGCAATTTCTTCTGTTTGTTGTTGTAAGTTACTTGTCACTTCGTTTGCTACTTCATCAACGGTCTCTACCGCATTTTGTAAAGAAGTTTTATTTAATTTATCTGTTACTTTTTGACGTAATTCTTTTCCTGAACGAGGTGCAAATAATAACGCTGCTCCTCCACCGATTACTGTTCCTAAAAGGAATCCTGTTAATTTTTTACCCATAATCTCACCTTCTAATGTCTTCTAATTCTTCTCATTACTTGGGAAGCACGTCTACCAATATGCATCGCACGACCTACAGTTGCACTTTCCTTCCCAATTTCTGCTACAGTACTTACTGCATTACGGCTTGTACGATTTAAATCAGAAACGCTCTCACTTAAATCTGCTACTGCAGTAAATAAAGGATCTAATGTTTGAACTTTACCATTAACATCTGTTAATAATTCATTTGATTTTACTAACAATCCTTCCACTTCTGTGGTTAAAATATCTACATCACGAGTTACTACTTTAATTGTTTGATTTGTTTCTTTCACTGTTGTCTGTACCATTGTCAACGTTTGATTTACGTTACGTAATACTTGAATTAAAAAGATGACTAGCACAACAAAAGCAACTGCAGCAATCAAAGCAGCAATTTCTCCTCCTGTCATATTCAATCTCCTTTCCTTCTTTTCCTCTTAAGAATAACATGATTTCCCTAAAACAACAAAGGAAATTCCTTTTCTTTAGTAGAAGTTTCCTTCTCTTTTCTAAAATATGGTAAGATGAAAACAGAATTCAATGAGAGGGAAGGAATATTTTATGAATATTCGACAAAATTTAGCTAATCGATGGGCTACATACTGGACTTCAATTGATTGGGATCATGTGATTGCGACTTTTTTAAATAAGGCAATCATTTTATTAGCTATCTCTATCCTTTTCTTTTTCTTATATAAAGTAGGCTCTACTTTAATCAAAAAAGGATTTGAAAAGTATAACGAAACCACTCCTTTTGATCCTAGTCGAATCAAGACACTAGAACGTTTAATTTTAAATATTTATCACTACACGATTTTCTTTTTTGTTTGTTATAGTGTTCTATATTTATTTGGTATTCCAGTGGGATCGTTAATTGCTGGAGCAGGAATCGCTGGGTTAGCGATTGGACTGGGAGCCCAAGGTTTTATCAATGATATTTTAACTGGATTTTTTATCATCTTAGAACGACAAATTGAAGTGGGTGATGAAGTAACCATTAATAACCTAACAGGTACTGTAGAAGCAGTAGGACTTCGGACAACACAAATTAAAAGTTTTGATGGTACATTAAACTATATTCCAAATCGTACGATTACAATCATTTGCAATGCGAATCGAAAGCAACATCGCGTTCAAATTGACTTTTATGTCCCACCAACCATTGATATCCCAAAAGCGGTAGCTACGCTAGAAGAAGAATCAAAGAAACATCCATTAGATGAAGCTATCGTTAAAGATCCAGAGGTAATTGGCTTCACTCCTTTAGGTCAAGGACAGTATGCTTTACGCATTCATATTTATGTCGAAAAAGGAAATCAAGATCGAATTCAACGAGAATGGACCGTCTATTACTTAGAAGCTCTACAAAAAGCCAATATCGAAGTATTAACCATCACCGTTCCAGTACCAAAAGCGCCAAATCCTAATACGCCAGTAATCACTACCCCTAATTCAAGCAGTAGTGCAAGTAGCTTTTTAAAAAATAATAACTAAAGGCCGTAGCTTTCGCTACGACCTTTTTATTTATAAATATAGGCACCAATAACAATCATTCCTGGACCTGTGTGTACACCAAAGGCAGTTCCAATATGTCCCTCTAATAATGGTTTTCCTGGAAAACGCTCCTCCAACAAATCAATCATAATAGAAGCCTCTTCTTCTGCTTCTCCTTGTTGCACGGATAAACAGAAATGCTCATGACCTTCTAAAAATTGACTCAATAATTCTACCATTTCTTTTCGTGCTTTTTTATTTCCTTTTACCTTTGCTGCCGTATAAACAATTCCATCATCGTTCACTGAAATAATTGGCTTAATATTTAATAAAGTGCCGATTTTAGCTGTTACTAAGCCAATACGGCCTCCTTTTTCTAAAAATTCAAAATTTTTAAATTTACCAAATTGCTTACTTTTTTTAGTCGTATCACAAACTTGTGCCTTAATAGAGGCTAAATCATGACCTTCTTTTGCTAATACAGCCGCATGCATTGCAAAAAAACCGCCACCTAGTCCAATATTTTTTGTATCAAAAACAAAACTTTG
The DNA window shown above is from Catellicoccus marimammalium M35/04/3 and carries:
- a CDS encoding mechanosensitive ion channel family protein: MNIRQNLANRWATYWTSIDWDHVIATFLNKAIILLAISILFFFLYKVGSTLIKKGFEKYNETTPFDPSRIKTLERLILNIYHYTIFFFVCYSVLYLFGIPVGSLIAGAGIAGLAIGLGAQGFINDILTGFFIILERQIEVGDEVTINNLTGTVEAVGLRTTQIKSFDGTLNYIPNRTITIICNANRKQHRVQIDFYVPPTIDIPKAVATLEEESKKHPLDEAIVKDPEVIGFTPLGQGQYALRIHIYVEKGNQDRIQREWTVYYLEALQKANIEVLTITVPVPKAPNPNTPVITTPNSSSSASSFLKNNN
- a CDS encoding DUF948 domain-containing protein; this encodes MTGGEIAALIAAVAFVVLVIFLIQVLRNVNQTLTMVQTTVKETNQTIKVVTRDVDILTTEVEGLLVKSNELLTDVNGKVQTLDPLFTAVADLSESVSDLNRTSRNAVSTVAEIGKESATVGRAMHIGRRASQVMRRIRRH
- a CDS encoding DegV family protein, with product MKPRKVAIIADTALDVPVDFAKEYDVFLLPISVIFSDGEYRDQIDISTEEVYRRLHEEIPKTSLPSGEMILRTFDAVAAKGYEEALFFTLSSGMSGTYNMLHLMAQEETRFQSFVFDTKNIGLGGGFFAMHAAVLAKEGHDLASIKAQVCDTTKKSKQFGKFKNFEFLEKGGRIGLVTAKIGTLLNIKPIISVNDDGIVYTAAKVKGNKKARKEMVELLSQFLEGHEHFCLSVQQGEAEEEASIMIDLLEERFPGKPLLEGHIGTAFGVHTGPGMIVIGAYIYK
- a CDS encoding YtxH domain-containing protein, with the protein product MGKKLTGFLLGTVIGGGAALLFAPRSGKELRQKVTDKLNKTSLQNAVETVDEVANEVTSNLQQQTEEIARQLKEKAMQNDTSTVVEEEEIVVPFQEEAVEEAPVEETAETTEEKTAE